Proteins encoded together in one Oncorhynchus mykiss isolate Arlee chromosome 7, USDA_OmykA_1.1, whole genome shotgun sequence window:
- the LOC110528116 gene encoding rho guanine nucleotide exchange factor 25 encodes MKGGHHQRGCGCQHLFRKVLAKCGCCYARVRESYSVAGSEGSITPSVGSVANQASGISSPCSASSPGESRHSVSALKKWLTNPVRKLSVGGGGGVKGGGGYKEDRQVHRLDGKHPSPLLPNGQALGRPLEQGENYTILPCTDVDLGNDGLVSPATYSPTHPLCHSYLSDLLQDRDTHSLNHHYSTILPEEEDGSSLIDDSTSQWSATMDSEEDRRSALEKSIYVLTELIETEKLYVDDLGLIVEGYMASMATQGIPEDLKGKDKIVFGNIHQIYDWHKDYLLGELEKCVSEPDRLAQLFIKHERRLHMYVVYCQNKPKSEHIVSEYMETYFEELRQQLGHRLQLNDLLIKPVQRIMKYQLLLKDFLKYYTKAGRDTSELERAVEVTCFVPKRCNDMMNVGRLQGFEGKITAQGKLLQQDTFTVSEQDSSFLSRAKERRVFLFEQLVIISEPIDRKKGFSLPGYTFKNSIKLSCLGVEDHSEEDPCRLVLTSRGPDGSVTRFVLQASSPETRRAWVNDVVQILETQRNFLNALQSPIEYQRRESNSLGRAMRAPVATTSGLRPHSSASIDRHRLPYLHSYNTSLPSLHLPSQGPTADTQSPLYLSPATPRPSHLPLKLTLSQEVRHCQGVSNGLCPPTQHSLQGGTVCYHGAMPGEGGTYASHRSGNLDQLTELSLHEHEC; translated from the exons aGTCGTACTCTGTGGCCGGCAGTGAGGGCAGCATCACTCCATCCGTAGGCTCTGTGGCCAACCAGGCCTCTGGCATCTCCAGCCCCTGCTCGGCCTCCTCCCCTGGGGAGTCACGGCACTCCGTCAGTGCCCTGAAGAAGTGGCTCACCAACCCTGTCCGCAAGCTGAgcgtggggggaggaggaggagtgaaagGAGGAGGGGGATACAAGGAGGACAGGCAGGTCCACAGGCTGGATGGGAagcatccctctcccctcctccctaacGGCCAAGCCCTTGGAAGGCCTCTGGAGCAGGGGGAGAACTACACAATCCTCCCCTGCACTGATGTGGACTTG GGGAATGATGGCCTGGTGAGTCCAGCGACGTACTCTCCAACACACCCTCTCTGTCACAGCTACCTATCTGACCTACTACaggacagggatacacacagtCTG AACCATCATTATTCCACTATTCTCCCAGAAGAAGAAGATGGCTCCTCCCTGATTGATGACTCGACCAGCCAATGGTCAGCCACCATGGACagtgaggaggacaggaggagtgcCTTAGAGAAGAGCAT atATGTGCTGACAGagctgatagagacagagaagtTGTATGTGGACGACCTGGGCCTCATAGTAGAG GGCTACATGGCCAGCATGGCCACTCAAGGGATTCCAGAGGACTTGAAGGGCAAAGACAAGATAGTGTTCGGGAACATCCACCAGATCTATGACTGGCATAAAGA CTATCTCCTGGGGGAGCTGGAGAAGTGTGTGTCAGAGCCCGACAGACTGGCCCAACTCTTCATCAAgcat GAGCGGCGTCTCCACATGTACGTAGTGTACTGTCAGAACAAGCCCAAGTCAGAGCACATTGTCTCAGAGTATATGGAGACCTACTTCGAG GAGCTGAGGCAGCAGCTGGGCCACAGACTACAACTCAACGACCTGCTCATCAAACCAGTACAGAGGATCATGAAATATCAACTACTgctcaag GACTTCCTGAAGTACTACACCAAAGCAGGAAGGGATACCTCAGAGCTGGAG AGAGCGGTGGAGGTGACGTGTTTCGTGCCCAAGCGCTGTAATGATATGATGAATGTGGGCAGGCTGCAGGGCTTTGAG GGGAAGATCACAGCCCAGGGGAAGCTGCTCCAGCAGGACACCTTTACAGTCAGTGAGCAGGACAGCAGCTTCCTGTCCCGCGCCAAGGAGAGGCGTGTCTTCCTGTTTGAACAGCTGGTCATTATCAGTGAGCCAATCGACAGGAAAAAGGGCTTCTCTCTGCCAGGGTACACCTTTAAAAACAGCATCAAG ctcAGTTGTCTGGGTGTGGAGGACCACTCTGAAGAGGACCCATGTCGTCTGGTCCTGACGTCCCGCGGGCCTGATGGGAGCGTGACACGCTTCGTCCTACAGGCATCGTCCCCTGAGACGCGAAGGGCCTGGGTCAACGACGTGGTCCAGATCCTGGAGACACAGAGGAACTTCCTCAACG CTCTCCAGTCTCCCATAGAGTACCAGCGAAGGGAGTCCAACAGCCTGGGACGAGCCATGAGGGCACCCGTGGCAACGACCTCTGGCCTGCGACCCCACTCCTCGGCCTCCATTGACCGCCACCGGCTACCTTACCTGCACTCCTACAACACCTCTCTGCCCTCCCTGCACCTGCCCAGCCAGGGACCCACTGCAGACACACAG TCCCCACTGTACCTTAGCCCTGCAACACCCcgtccctctcacctccctctgaAGCTCACCTTGTCCCAAGAGGTCAGGCACTGCCAGGGGGTGTCCAACGGCCTGTGCCCCCCTACCCAGCACAGCTTACAG GGTGGTACTGTCTGTTACCATGGAGCCATGCCGGGGGAGGGAGGGACTTACGCATCGCATCGCTCAGGCAACCTGGATCAGCTAACTGAACTCTCTCTGCATGAGCATGAGTGCTGA